The DNA segment taattctTGGTATTTCATATTATTGGCTAACTCCTAGTTTCCCAACAGGTTTTCCTTTAtccctacacagtattctagaagttttattccagctgtgaccaagttgtggaatgatcttcctattcggataTTGAATCAGTataacctcaaaagttcaaagttgcaacaaatgtttttatgttgaacaggctgacatgtctttttgtagtttatatatgacatatctgttttgacgttgttactgtttttagaatgatttatagttaatttgttctccccatttatttttttccttatttcctttcctcactaggctatctttccctgtttgcagcccttaggcttatagcatctggctttttcaactagggttgtagcttggctagtaataataataataataataataataataataataataataataataataataatgataataataataataactgtcaagTGGCTCTTTAAGGTTTTATTTTTCGTCATCTTCACTAGTCTAATGAATGTGACTAGTCTGACATGCatcctgcaacccccccccccccccccatataattTCAGCAAATAGTAGCCCTTATCAGCTATGTACTCAGCTAATTAGAGAGCGCTGGTGTTTATAGGAGCATAAAAATCAGTGCCGAAGAGAGTCAGTACCGGTCGATAGCTCAAAGTAATCAGATGTGCAAAGACTTACTCTCGCTATCATCACCTCTACACCAATTATGGAAATTTCTGTTAAAATCACATAATATAACTAAATTATTGTGTTTTATGGCGATATAATCGAAATTATTTTGACTAACTTTCACGAAGATTTACATCCTTGTATTGAATAGACTTTATTTAGGTGTCTTTTTATTGATAGTGCCTACATAACTCTTATTTTGATATACAGTAACTCATTACTTACATAGCCTTTTTTTTAACATGTTCTGTAACTAGTGTGAGGACCAAGTAGCTTCTAGAGAGACCCAGTCTGAATATATTTCACGTGATTTAGCTAAACAGGGATGTGTTAAAGTAATGGTTGATTATAATGATATTTCAACCATCAGAAGTAGAAATAAACGAGGACCATAGTAGAAACGTAATTAAAAGAATTCtgattttatttattgaatttttagtAAACTGTGAAAAATTTGAGGAGGATTggtataatttgatttattaaattcataactttgttttataaatgtttttttttccttgtcaaAACTATGTTTTATTTGTACATTCATTTTGATTACTTCACCaagctttcaaatgggctccacaaggcactagaagagctggaagacccaggcctacatggctgaggactaataagtgtaaagtaggagatgatgtatggagaagtattgatttaaaaggtcatgGTGGATCTGACttaggcccttttcgtcaataggtgtaggaggagatgatgatgacagatttgaaatatattatcaataaaattcttTTAGAGCTGCGTATTTTTGTGATAATGGGGGGGGGGACCagttaaaaagaaaatggaaataataataatattcagtaacATGAATGAATTATTCTGAACATGGCACTACATAAAATCTTCTTTCGTTACTACAGTTTTATGCAAGTGTGCATATACATATTATGTTTTATTCATTACGGATGATAACTTAGTGAACAATACATACTTATTTTTCGAAAACGTATTTAtgcaagaatatttttttaatcctCAGTTTATATGACAGtatttttttccctattgaagaTAAACAATGTTCATAATCTAAATTTTATGCTTCTATCTATTTTAAAACACACAAGAAAATTTATCACTTGATGAAAtgtatttgaaacttttttttttttttttttttaaataacaagaaTCTGGAGATTTCTAACATGGGAGGGTGGCGTTGGTAAATTTTATACGTTGCCTATGTTAATGaatataattgataatatataCGATCTAAAGTAACAAAAATAGATATTCTGGCccaagactttatatatatatatatatatatatatatatatatatatatatatatatatatatatatatatatatatatatgtatatatatatatatatatatatatatatatatatatatatacatatatatatatatatatatacatatatatatatatgtatacatacatatatatatatgtatatatatatatatatatatatatatatatatataaacatatatatatatatatatatatatatatatatatatatatatatatatatatatatatatagtaaaataaatcATATTGTGTAATAAATATCGGAATTACACGGAAAAGCTGGTTTCTAAAAAAAGTTTCAATTTAATCAAAGATAAAAACAAGATATTCAAAATATAGAAATTCATCGTATATTAAAAGGAGTGACAAGGATAGATGAAAGCGCGCACTTGTTTACCGAATGCAAAATTTTCCTTCttataaaaaatcaatattatcaaAAGCAGAATTGGTATGTAGCCTTCTACAACACTTTTTCAATCTTTTTATTCTGCTCAGCCCTGCGACTCAATAGTTAACTCTACGTTTCCTAGTTTAGTTGTTCGTTCGTGATCAATAATTCATTTTCTGAGAAATGTATTGTATATCAATAGTTAACTCTACGTTTTCTAGTTTAGTTGCTCGTTCGTGATCACTAATTCATTTTCTGAGACATATATTGTATATCAATAGTTAACTCTACGTTTCCTAGTTTAGTTGCTCGTTCGTGATCACTAATTCATTTTCTGAGACATACATTGTATATCAATAGTTAACTCTACGTTTCCTAGTTTAGTTGCTCGTTCGTGATCACTAATTCATTTTCTGAGACATACATTGTATATCAATAGTTAACTCTACGTTTCCTAGTTTAGTTGCTGGTTCGTGATCACTAATTCATTTTCTGAGACATACATTGTATATCAATAGTTAACTCTACGTTTCCTAGTTTAATTGCTCGTTCGTGATCACTAATTCATTTTCTGGGACATACATTGTATGTCAATAGTTAACTCTACGTTTCCTAGTTTAGTTGCTCGTTCGTGATCACTAGTTTATTTTCTGAGACATACATTGTATGTCAATAGTTAACTCTACGTTTCCTAGTTTAGTTGCTCGTTCGTGATCACTAATTCATTTTCTGAGACATATATTGTATATCAATAGTTAACTCTACGTTTCCTAGTTTAGTTGCTCGTTCATGATCACTAATTCATTTTCTGAGACATATATTGTACATCAATAGTTAACTCTACGTTTCCTAGTTTAGTTGCTCGTTCGTGATCAGTAATTCATTTTCTGAGACATACATTGTACATCAATAGTTAACTCTACGTTTCCTAGTTTAGTTGCTGGTTCGTGGGCACTAATTCATTTTCTGAGACATACAATGTACATTAATAGTTGACTCTACGTTTCCTAGTTTAGTTGCTTGTTCGTGATCACAAATTAATTTTCTGAGACATACATTGTATATCAATAGTTGACTCTACGTTTCCTAGTTTAGTTGCTGGTTCGTGATCACTAATTCATTTTCTGAGACATACATTGTATATCAATAGTTAACTCTACGTTTCCTAGTTTAGTTGCTCGTACGTGATCACTAATTCAATTTCTGAGACATACATTGTATATCAATAGTTGACTCCACGTTTCCTAGTTTAGTTGCTGGTTTGTGATCACTAATTCATTTTCTGAGACATACATTGTATATCAATAGTTGACTCTACGTTTCCTAGTTTAGTTGCTCGTTCGTGATCACTAATTCATTTTCTGAGACATACATTGTATATCAATAGTTAACTCTACGTTTCCTAGTTTAGTTGCTCGTTCGTGATCACAAATTAATTTTCTGAGACATACATTGTACATCAATAGTTGACTCTACGTTTCCTAGTTTAGTTGCTGGTTTGTGGTCACTAACTCCCTTTCTGAGACATATATTGTATATCAATAGTTGACTCCACGTTTCCTAGTTTAGTTGCTCGTTCGTGATCACTAATACATTTTCTGAGACATACATTGTACATCAATAGTTAACTCTACGTTTCCTAGTTTAGTTGCTCGTTCGTGATCACAAATTAATTTTCTGAGACATACATTGTACATCAATAGTTGACTCTACGTTTCCTAGTTTAGTTGCTGGTTTGTGGTCACTAACTCCCTTTCTGAGACATATATTGTATATCAATAGTTGACTCCACGTTTCCTAGTTTAGTTGCTCGTTCGTGATCACTAATTCATTTTCTGAGACACATTATATATCAATAGTTGACTCTACGTTTCCTAGTTAATTGCTCGTTCGTGATCAGTAATTCATTTTCTGAGACATACATTGTATATCAATAGTTGACTCCACGTTTCCTAGTTTAGTTGATCGTTCGTGATCACTAATTCATTTTCTGagacatatattgtatatctaatCATGAAATTCTTAAATAAactgcaaagaggaagaagataaTCTGGATTTCCTATTCGTCGCCATACATACGATTTCTTCCAGAATGGTACTAAGCTCAGTTCTCCaccatagctctgtaccatggtcttccacagtcttgggttggggttctcttgcttgggggtgcactcgagcacactgatctatctagtttcccttcctcttgttttgttaaagtttttatagtttataaaggaaatatttattttgatgttctaatttttccttgtttcctttcctcactcggctattttccctgttgaggcccctggacttatagcatcctgcttttccaactaggtttgtagcttagcaagtaataataataataataataataataataataataataataataataataataatatgtagaaaATACTGACGTAATCTTTAGCAACTATTGGAAATTAGTATAGCATACAGATATGAACATCTAATTACGCAGATAACAATCTATATAAGTATTGACTAAAAgagatcttttacaaaaaaaaaaagaaaaaaaaatctgcaacttCAAGGGAAACTTAATAGAATTTTGTTTGTGGGGTTTGAAGACATTTGGTATTCAAGGAGACGTATATATTAGAGGGCAATTATAATTGATAAGATATATTTGTTACCTAACTCTCTCTTTCGTCCCACAATCTTAGGACCATTTAGGGAGAGTTCATGGCCAGGTTTGTGCCATCTGCAACCCTGAAGTATCAATACGATCGCAGTATATAAAGACACATCAACACAGGAAAAACACAGTCTTAGTCCAAGAGTCACTGTGGATAAGCCATGGTAAGTGGTGTTgtaattttgaaactttttttatcAAAATGCATTTCTTTGTATactttaaaagaaatatcaaaactaACGTATACTCATTCAATGGGCCataatttatacacatatttatggtAACTTTATTGTATATAAACTCAGATGTAATATACATAGTATTCATTTTGTATATGAAGTACTATATCCATAATATATTCTTGATTTATACTATACGAGCACGTCCACTTACAGTGAGTGTTTGAAATAAAACAAGTTTTTTCTTCCATTATCAATTAATGCCTAAATTGGATACTTTCTATTATTTTCGCAGAATCTTCTTTTGTTTGCCTTTGGTGCTGTTCTTTTAACATTCTGCAATGCAGATAGAAGCAGCTCTAGTGGCGGTCATGGAATATCCAACAGCGTATCCATTGGCAGAGGCTCAACCAGAAGATATGGAATTCCTGGTGGCCATGGAGATAATTCGAATAGTCATAAAGGATCACCAGTAGCATATGGCTCTCATAATGGATACTCCAGTGGCAGCCACAACGCTATCTATGGCTCTACTGGTGGACATTCCAGTGGAGGACATAGCGGTTCGTCACCTGGAGGCTATGGCTCTACTGGTGGACATTCCAGTGGAGGACATAGCGGTTCGTCATCTGGAGGATATGGCTCTACTGGTGGACATTCCAGTGGAGGACATGGTGGTTCGTCATCTGGAGGATATGGCTCTACTGGTGGACATTCCAGTGGAAGACATGGTGGTTCGTCATCTGGAGGATATAGCTCTACTGGTGGACATTCCAGTGGAGGACATGGTGGTTCGTCATCTGGAGGATATGGCTCTACTGGTGGATATTCTAGTGGAGGACATACTGGTTCGTCATCTGGAGGATATGGCTCTACTGGTGGACATTCTAGCGGTGGACATGGTGGTTCGTCATCTGGAGGATATGGTTCTACTGGTGGACATTCCAGTGGTGGACATGGTGGTTCGTCATCTGGAGGCTATGGCTCTACTGGTGGACATTCCGGTGGAGGACATGGTGGTTCGTCATCTGGAGGATATGGCTCTACCGGTGGACATTCCAGCGGTGGACATGGTGGTTCGTCATCTGGAGGCTATGGCTCTGGGAGTAGATATACCAGGAGTAGCCAAAGTTGGGTTCCCTCTGGAGGTTATAGGTCTAGTGGGGGACACTCCAGTGGTGGTCACAATCTCGTGTCATCTATAGGCTATGGCTCTACTGGTGGACATTCCAGTGGAGGACATGGTGGTTCGTCATCTGGAGGATATGGCTCTACTGGTGGACATTCCAGTGGAGGACATGGTGGTTCGTCATCTGGAGGATATGGCTCTACTGGTGGACATTCCAGTGGTGGACATAGTGGTTCGTCATCTGGAGGATATGGCTCTACTGGTGGACACTCCAGTGGAGGACATGGTGGTTCATCATCTGGAGGATATGGCTCTACTGGTGGACATTCCAGTGGTGGACATGGTGGTTCATCATCTGGAGGATATAGCTCTACTGGTGGACATTCCAGTGGTGGACATAGTGGTTCGTCTTCTGGAGGATATGGCTCTACTGGTGGACATTCCAGTGGAGGACATGGTGGTTCGTCAACTGGAGGATATGGCTCTACTGGTGGACATTCCAGTGGAAGATATGGGGGTTCGTCATCTGGAGGCTATGGCTCTACTGGTGGACATTCCAATAGAGGACATGGTGGTTCGTTATCTGGAGGATATGGGTCTACTGGTGGACATTCCAGTGGTGGACATAGTGGTTCGTCTTCTGGAGGATATGGCTCTACTGGTGGACATTCCAGTGGAGGACATGGTGGTTCGTCAACTGGAGGATATAGCTCTACTGGTGTGCTCTCCACTGGTCGACATGGTTCGTCATCTGGAGGCTACGGATTTAGGGGTTGATACTTCAACGGTGGACACGAGTATGGTCTCCCAGAGGTTATGGGTCTTAAATCACTTAAGCCACTGAAATCATAAAGTTCATTTGGAGGAAAATAACACTGAAGGTAGTGGgatatttcaataataaatgcACCTTTGTTAACTTTCAAACAATGTGAGTAAAAGGATTTAAATCAATGTTTTTCTACtctgttttattatcccctttttataagaaaattagcatacattgtttttcttttatctctgtCTATCAATTCTAGTGTTCAAACCTTTATTTGTGTATTGTGAGTGTTCTCATGGctgattttcatttaaaaaaaaagaagttttttcatgtttttacttGCGAAATGCTGTCACTTTTTGCTTCAAAATTTCAcggctaagataataataataataataataataataataataataataataataataataataataataataataataataagtgtaaacTGACATGCATGAAACGAATAACTTGAGATTGCCTTTCAAGCCTCCACCAACTACTAAAACTAGTTCGGCACATTTAAAAAACACATCTCCATCACTTTGAATAGTATACGAatcaataatattcatatatttacacacccacacacgcatattcatacacaaatatatatataagtatatatatatatatatatatatatatatatatatgcagatatatatatatatatatatatatatatatatatatatatatatatatatatatatatatatatctatacctatatatatgtatatatatatatatatatatatatatatatatatatatatatatatatatatatatatatatatgcatatataatatatatacatacagtaaatatgaaaatattttaattctacTGCTTATCAGTCTTTTTTGTTTTTACTCACGAAAGATGTTTTTGAGAAGAGGTCAAAAGGGAGAGGGAAAATCTAGATAGAGTTTAAACAGGGGTGAGTTGGTTTGATAAGATAGATCCTTCAAatatatgtaaaggaaaaaaaatctaatagataTTGATGCTATTATGTTAGTTTACATACGTTTCAGTTTTGAAGATCTAGCATTACTGCCAGATTCTTGATCAAAAggaatctataacgtttacaacacttccagaagactaaaattactgccatatctttgcttagaaagcatctataacgtttaaaacacttccagaagtctaaaattactaccatatccttgctcagacagcttctataacgtttacaacacttccagaagtctaaaattactgccatatctttgctcagatagcttctataacgtttacaacgcttccagaagtctaaaattactgccatatctttgctcagatagcttcTATAACgtctacaacacttccaaaagtctaaaattactgccatatctttgctcagatagcttctataacgtttacaacgcttccagaagtctaaaattactaccATATCCTTGCTCGGACAGCTTCTatgacgtttacaacgctccaagagtctaaaattactgccatatctttcaggagtctaaaattactgccatatctttgctcggACAGCTTCCATGACGTTTACagcgcttccagaagtctaaaatggCTGCCATATCTTTGCTCGGACAGCTTCTATGACGTTTACagcgcttccagaagtctaaaatggCTGCCATATCTTTGCTCGGACAGCTTCTATGACGTTTACAGcgcttccaggagtctaaaatggctgccatatctttgctcagacagcaactataacttttaaaaagcttccagaagtctaaaatgactgccagatctttgttcagatagcatctgtaacgtttacaactcATCCAGAAGTATACAATTACTGCAACATCTTTACTCAGACACCATCTATAACCTTTACAACTAttacagaagtctaaaattacagaaatatctttgctcagacagcatctataacgtttacaacgcttccagaagtctaaaattattgtcagatctttgctcagatagcttctataacgtttacaacgcttccagaagtctgaaattactgccagatagttgtaaacattatagatgctgtcttagcaaaGATCTAGCAGgaattttagacttttggaagcgttgcaaacgttatagatgctgtctgaggataGATCTGGCAGTAATGTTAGATTTCTTAAAGCTTTGGAAACGTTATACCATTTCTGTGAATGAAAAGTACCTGAATAAGAATATGATTTGAAATTTCTATCTCTTGAAGATGTGAATTATTTGGTTATCAAAATTTATTTATGGATAAGCTAAACACTAAGTTTTTACACGTTTAGTTACCCCAATATCATTATTTATACGTTTATTTTTCTAAGAATAGATGACCATATGAGATCACTATTTTGAAAGCATTGCTTACACcatcggtttttttttatttatttatttatttttttttttttgcactcacTTGCTTTGAGACTTGTTACATGAAGTTATgatttttcctgtttatttttatTCTAGTTATCTTCCTCTTTTATCTTCTATCTTTGACTTATTTCTTTACCTAACACGAAATTCTTTCGGTGAAGAAAACGGCTTGAATGTTAGAATTTAATGTGCGCGTAATGTTACTTACAGGATGGTACAGACTCTGAAGATCTGAGTCCAAAGAATGATCGGAATTACGAAAAGTCCATCAAACATGAACAAAGAACAAACGGAAAGACAGCAACGAAGATTAATATTCAGATCTGGGATAacgaatttaatagaccgtaaggctTTGTAAAACatagtagaataaaagaattgaaacacttaaTCAGGACAGACTGATCATCaaatatcctttattattattattattattattattattattattattattattattattattattattattattattattattattattattattatcattattattattattattatcattattattattcacgtaatataccgataCTACATATTACTACAACTGTTAGAAAACTTCTGGGTGCCATAATGATATCAGTTGATCGGTTTCGTTTAACTTTTTTTCCATTTGCTCTTCGAACTGCAAGATCGTAGTgcgacgctacaacactttcgctcgctatcatcATCTGAGGGTTGGCAAAAACCTCTGACAAGAAATTACTATGGTGATTCCACTTTTAGTCGGAAAGTGGGCGTGTCCCAAGTAGCTGATACTATGGGACGAGTGAAAAATGCCCAGACCTGAAACTTATAAAGAAGGATAACTTTCTTTATTCAAAATTTCCTTAGTTTCAGTTAGCAACTGCCCGGGACAGGGTCAAAGATTTCTATGGGTTTTAACAAATCGTCTACTAATCAAAAACAAATTTGACATTACCAGTACCAAGATCTATACATTTATTTAAACCTTGACCAGTACAACCGTatgctgatatatgtatatacatacatacatatatatatatatatatatatatatatatatatatatatatatatatatacatatatatgtatatatatatatatatatatatatatatatatatatatatatacatacatatgtatacatatatatatatatatatatatatatatatatatatatatatatatatatatatatatgtgtgtgtgtgtgtgtgtgtgtgcgtgtgtttggacTACTTGAAACACTCTCTGATGTATTAAATGAAATTGATGAAATTTGGTtagttatttttgtttcatttaacCCACTTTTAGAAGTGACGCATAAGGGAGAtaggaaatattgataaaatatccaTACAGCGGTAAAGTCAAATTCTTTCAATAATAACTCTATAAGAAAGGGGTCTATACCTTGATATTATTGTTATAGATATTCTTATTATTTGTTATTACTCTTGATAAGCACATATCAAACAAGTAGAATTAAACATTTATTGTACAATCAGGCTAGCCTTTGCATATAGAAATATAACAAGcgaaaataatagttaaaaatcgAGTTGTTTTAAAACATGCTTCATGAGATTTTCGTTCGAAAATTTCTCCAGCAAAACACATAAGGAAAATTTTGGTCGTTGGTTATTGGCATTTTTCATGGCATATCTTTTTCACTTTTTAGCTTTTTGCgaaataattatgagagagagagagagagagagagagagagagagagagagagagagagagagagagagagagagagagagagagagagagagagagagagactttatggcACTGAAAAATTGATTATGGTAAAAGCCAATGCAAAACTCTT comes from the Palaemon carinicauda isolate YSFRI2023 chromosome 16, ASM3689809v2, whole genome shotgun sequence genome and includes:
- the LOC137655711 gene encoding loricrin-like isoform X1, which produces MNLLLFAFGAVLLTFCNADRSSSSGGHGISNSVSIGRGSTRRYGIPGGHGDNSNSHKGSPVAYGSHNGYSSGSHNAIYGSTGGHSSGGHSGSSPGGYGSTGGHSSGGHSGSSSGGYGSTGGHSSGGHGGSSSGGYGSTGGHSSGRHGGSSSGGYSSTGGHSSGGHGGSSSGGYGSTGGYSSGGHTGSSSGGYGSTGGHSSGGHGGSSSGGYGSTGGHSSGGHGGSSSGGYGSTGGHSGGGHGGSSSGGYGSTGGHSSGGHGGSSSGGYGSGSRYTRSSQSWVPSGGYRSSGGHSSGGHNLVSSIGYGSTGGHSSGGHGGSSSGGYGSTGGHSSGGHGGSSSGGYGSTGGHSSGGHSGSSSGGYGSTGGHSSGGHGGSSSGGYGSTGGHSSGGHGGSSSGGYSSTGGHSSGGHSGSSSGGYGSTGGHSSGGHGGSSTGGYGSTGGHSSGRYGGSSSGGYGSTGGHSNRGHGGSLSGGYGSTGGHSSGGHSGSSSGGYGSTGGHSSGGHGGSSTGGYSSTGVLSTGRHGSSSGGYGFRG
- the LOC137655711 gene encoding loricrin-like isoform X2, which codes for MNLLLFAFGAVLLTFCNADRSSSSGGHGISNSVSIGRGSTRRYGIPGGHGDNSNSHKGSPVAYGSHNGYSSGSHNAIYGSTGGHSSGGHSGSSPGGYGSTGGHSSGGHSGSSSGGYGSTGGHSSGGHGGSSSGGYGSTGGHSSGRHGGSSSGGYSSTGGHSSGGHGGSSSGGYGSTGGYSSGGHTGSSSGGYGSTGGHSSGGHGGSSSGGYGSTGGHSSGGHGGSSSGGYGSTGGHSGGGHGGSSSGGYGSTGGHSSGGHGGSSSGGYGSGSRYTRSSQSWVPSGGYRSSGGHSSGGHNLVSSIGYGSTGGHSSGGHGGSSSGGYGSTGGHSSGGHGGSSSGGYGSTGGHSSGGHSGSSSGGYGSTGGHSSGGHGGSSSGGYGSTGGHSSGGHGGSSSGGYSSTGGHSSGGHSGSSSGGYGSTGGHSSGGHGGSSTGGYGSTGGHSSGRYGGSSSGGYGSTGGHSNRGHGGSLSGGYGSTGGHSSGGHSGSSSGGYGSTGRHGSSSGGYGFRG